The Mangrovivirga cuniculi genomic sequence TCAAAGCGATCATCGCTACGGGGTCAAGCCCGGAAGTAGGCTCATCAAGTAAGATATATTGTGCATCAAACATGAAACAAATAACCAGGTTCACCTTTTGCCTGGTCCCCCGGAAAGCGAACTAAGTTTATAAGACAGATATTTCTCCAGACCGAATCGTTTGATCAGGTCTTCTGACTTTCCTTTTTGCCCACGAAGGTCGGAGATCATTTTAAATAACTCTTCGACCTTTAAGTTATCCGGAAACCTGGCTATTTGAGGGAGGTAACCAATGTTTTCTCGATATAAATGCTTTCTGATTACGGCCTCTCCACCAACAAAGACGTCTCCTTCATCAGGCAGAACCATTCCGAGTATACATTTCATCAGGGTAGTTTTTCCCGATCCGTTTGGTCCGAGAACAGCATAGACCCCTCCTTTTTCCATTTTAAGGCTCACTCCTTTTAAAACCGGGACCTTTTTATATGCTTTATATATATTTTTGAGCTCGATCATTGTATTGGTTTCATTTTAGGTGATTCATCTTTTAAACTTTCCGGAGTAAATACCGGGGTAACTTTCTCAGCATAATTGAGCAGATCAACGAATAAGCTTCTTAATAAGATTATGGAAGATTCAGACTTAGTGATCACATGAGAAAACAAGCTTACAGGACGGTACGGAACATCTCCATATCCATCTTTATTCAGGTCGTAACCAGTATATTCATCCCAGTAATTACCCTGGTAAATGTTATAATTCCTGGAGCTATTGGTGGTAACATCAAAGGTATTACCAATGAAATTATTTGATACCACTTCGTTATCCATGCAGCTACCAAGGATTTTTAACGCCCAGCCATTTTGATGAAATTCATTATTGCTGATCTTTATTCGGGTAGCACTTTCACCATAAATACCAATGGTGTTTTTATAAAATTTGTTATTGATAATTTCAGCATCGTAAATTTCTTTTAGAAGCAAGCCATAAGAAGTCGTTCCCCAGTTTTTTTCAAATAGATTATCTTCCATTATGATGAATTTTGAGAACATTACTGCCACTCCGGCACCATTATCACGGAGAACATTGGATATATAATCATCCCAATTTGAGAACATGAAATGGAGGCCGTATCTCAGGTTTCCTTCGCTTATGTTATTCACGATCCGACTACTATCGACAAACTCAAGGTAAATGCCGTCCCGATGATTTTTTACCTGGTTATGAATGATTTGCATATTATCACAATGCCACAGGTGTATGGCATTTCCGGAGGAAATTTCTTTAACTGCATTACCCTTAATCACATTACCTTCAATCGTACCATAAGACGATTTCTGATAGTAAACTCCGAAAAAGCTATTTTCCAGAATGTTACCTTTAATATTGACGAAGTCACTATTGATAATATTAATAGCAGCAAGATCTTTAGTGTAGCTTACCCCAACATTTATAAGTTTAAGTCCCTGAAGGGTAACACTATCAGATTTTATTGTGAAAATCTCAAATTCAGACTCACCATCTATTACCGGATAATCTTCACCAATAATATATAAAGGCTTTTCTATCGTAATATTCCCCTCTTTGTAAACACCGCTTTTTACAATAATTGTGTCATATGGAGAAGATAATTTTATCGCCTCTTTAATAGAAGTATAAGGACAATCCGGACATACCTTTAATTTTTGCGAATGCAAATTGATAGTTCCGGTAATCAGGATAAAAAGCATCAATAAATTTTTCATAACCTGATCAGTTGATGTTCATTTCTGGCAAGCTGCCAAACTTTTTTAACAACTCATTCCAGGTATAAATTTCACCGCCATGTTTTTCCTGAAGCTCTTCAGCAAATTCATGATCAGACAAGCCATTTAGGTACTCACCCATGGGGCTGGGTAATTCGGGAGTACGCAAGTAAACACATGATTCGGCACTGGTCAGGCCTTCGGAATCAAATGGAGATATCAACTTTAAGGAAAATTCTGTATCACCATTTTCATTAATAAAGTTCAGAAGACACTCGACTGCATCAAACTTATAGACTTTTGATTTACTCGTTACTGCTTCTGCAGCATACCTCGAATCAACTATTGTCATTTTACAATAATGACAACCGTCTTCCCCGTAATTAATCGGTTGAGGTTTTGGAGTACAGCTAAATAAAAAAATGAGGATAAATATCGATAGGTTAATTGGATATTTCATACGTTTATTATTTAGTCTTTTTGAAAACGCCAGCTAAATACCACGATAAAGCTGCAAGAATTATTGAAAGTCCCAGCCAAAGTCCTCCCCAGTATGGGTATGAATCTGCTTTGAAGTTCAATAACATTTTAGACCCAAACAAAGGAGGCTGATATGACATGCCTGGCACTTTAATTGGAGCCTTAGGGTCAAGATTATGGCCATAATCATATTCCCATAAATAGAAATCATACAAACCAAGGCCACATAGAACGACAAGTATGATCAACCAGGTTAAAACCAAGGATCTTTTACCAATCCAGGCTACCACTAAGCCCAGCAAACTCATTGCACCGATGATAAATGGAAAGTACTTTAATTCAGGAATAGAGTCAGGCTCTATATATTTCATTCCGACATAATGATTCAGGATATTTATATTCTGTAGAGTGTGTGGTGTATCTCCGGTAATTTTATTTATCCAGATATACATTGTGACACCATCAGGATATTGTGGAGCTTCAAGAGTTATTCTCCAAAGAGGTGTTACGAACAGCAAAAGCAGGGCTAATGCTGAAATACTCATGATTATTTTTGCTCGTACATTCATCAGTTTTGTTCTTTAGTATGGAAGAGGCCGCAAAAAAGCGCGACCTCTTTTTATCCAATTAACCAAATCATTCTTCGCCGTCAAGCGACCACTTTATAGGTACATCAGCTCCTTTTGGAGAAACTCTGATATATCCTTGCATTTCCTGGTGTAAGGCAGAGCAGAAATCTGTGCAGTAGAAAGGATAAATACCTGCTTTCTGTGGTTCCCACACCAGAGTTTCAGTTTGGCCCGGCATTACAAGAAGCTCTGCATTTCTGGCTCCCATTATGCTCAATCCATGAGGAGTGTCCCAATCCTGTTCCAGGTTCGTCAAATGAAAATAGACCTTATCCCCTACTTTGATTCCTTCAATGTTATCCGGATTGAAGTGGCTTCGTATTGAGGTTAAATAAACCCTGACTACATTACCATCTCGTTCAACACGCACATCCTTTTCGTTTTTCACTGCATGTGGGTGTTTATTCTCCTCGATTGGATAGATTTTTTTAGAGTTTTCCATTACTATATCGGCTGGAATAGCTTGTGCATAATGTGGTTCTCCTATTGTTGGAAAATCTAATATCAACTCCATTTTATCACCTGAAATGTCATACAATTGAGCTGAATGGTTCATTTCAGGTCCGGTAGGCAGATATCTGTCTTTAGTAATTTTATTTAAAGCGACAAGATATTTACCCCATGGACTTTTTGAATCACCACCAGGGATCATTAAGTGACCCACAGAATAGTAGCATGGCGCACGATCAAGCACTTCCCAGGTTCCTAATTTCCATTTCACTACTTCAGAAGAGATAAAGAAAGTCGTATATGCATTTCCTTTACCATCAAACTCAGTATGCAATGGTCCTAATCCTCCACTAGAAACTGTTCCGGCACTAACTGCGTCTAATTTTAAAATTGGAATTCCATCTACTTCACCTTCGAATTCTTCATTTTCGATTGCAGTGAGCATTTTACTAAAAGAGTGAACTGTCAGGTCAGCAGATAATTTTCCGTTACCAACGATGTATTCACCAGTTGGATCAACATCCACACCATGGGGCGATTTAGGAGTTGGTAAATAGTATATTAAACCGGGGCATTCTGATGGTATCAAAACAGTCACTTCCTTTTTCTCAGTAGAAGTTGCTGTATGAGTTTCCTCATCATAGTAATTATGTATGTAGTCCGATGGCATTTTTTTACCCTTTCCTTGTTCCAGGTATTCTTCTGCCTTCTTCCAGTTTACCGCAGCGATAAAGTCCTTATCGTTTTGAGAAGCATTTACTTCTTTTAAAGTATGACTTTCCTCTGTATTATAAGTGGTAAAAAAGGTCCACCCATGTGATTTACCTTTTCCTGAGTGAGCCAGATCATAATCATAACCCGGAACGAGAATTTGGAAGGATACGTCCATATTCCCGGGTTCATCGGCTTTAATGTAGGTCAATGCACCTTTGAAATTCTCTTTATATGAATCGATCGGTACGTCCTTTTGAGGGAAAGGAACACTAAATCGTGTACCCGCTACTACATATTCTGAATTTTCGGTAATAAATGGGGAACTGTGATTACCTCCACTATTTGGAATTTCGATAATCTCAGTAGTTTCAAAGGTTGTAAGGTCAACCCTGGCTATACGAGGTGTATTATTTCCATTAATGAAGATCCACCTTCCATCAGGCACACCATCAGTTTGAGATAACTCAGGGTGGTGAGCATCATCCCATGGCACAAAACCGTATGAGGTGTTTAGCATCGGTTTTGTTTCCTCATTGTAGCCATATCCTTTTTCAGCATCTTGTGAGAAAACAGGTATCACCTTCAACAACCTACCCGAAGGGAGGCCGTAAACGCTTATCTGCCCACTAAAACCACCAGACATAAAAGCGTAAAATTCATCATATTCTCCAGGGGCTACATACACTTTTTGTGCCGCATCCCCGGTATTCATCATTCCTGAATCCTTTTTGTCTCCTGAGTTACCACAAGCAGCCAAAAAGATCAGAAATATAAATGACAGCAATATTGAGAAGGTATTTTTCATAATACTTAACGTTAATAATTAAGGTTATCAGAGTGTTCGAATGTATTCTAAGATTTTCCTGGCCTGATCTCTGGTGAGATTTTGATTGGCCATTGGAGCGCCATTGGCCTCAATTAAGAGTTGCTTGGCTATTGGATCCTTCTGAATCATTTCCTCCGGATTCAACATCATGTTCATTGCCCACTCTGGTGTCCTTCGGTCTAATAATCCCTTAGGAGAAGGACCGATAAATTTCTTATTTACTTTATGGCAGGCAGTACAAAGTTCTTCGTAAAGCTTTTGTCCTTCAGCTGCAATTTCAGGATCTATTTCTCCCAATTCCACAGAACTTACAGGACCGATACCCTTGTTATCCTGCCAGTTTTCCATTGGATCCTCAGGTTCAGAAATCATGGACTGAACTTCTCCGGAAGATTCCTCAGATTTTTGATGATTTGAATCGCCACCACAGGCAGAAATTATCAGCATTAAAACCAGTGCTATTAAACTATTTATTTTCATTGCTTTTATATTTAGAGTTTTTAATCTTTTCAGTTGCCATTGAAGAATTTTGGAAACAACACATTGTTTTCCAGGTGGATATGAGTATTCAGGTCCTTTTCAAATTCTTCCAGTTTTTGATATAGTACTTTGAAGGTTGCACAAGCATCTTCGGGAGCCTGGTAGCCATTACTTAATTCAGAAATTGAATGAATAATGTCTCCCGCAGTCTCATGCTCTTCATGCATTACCTCCAGAGGATCTGTATATGTTACCTCATCCGAAGGTTTAGAATCCCAAATCGATTGAAGCAGGTTATGGCGATATAGCATAGAAGGAAATATTATCTGTTCTTCTTTATACAGATGGGTAATAAGATCGTCCGCAAGCTTTTTGATAAGTCTATGGATGGTTATAGTCTCAGGGTGAGCATGACCATGAACCCGGGCTACTTTCCAGGAAAATTCTATCAAAAGAGGAATTGCTTCCTTTACATAGGAATGATGAACATTAACTATGTGTTCTATTAATTTGACAGTATTCCATTCTGAATAATCAGGATATTCAGAAGGTCTTTCAGTTACCTCAGAAAGGTCTTTAATCACCTGATCAGGACTAACAGATTGTTTATCACAAGCATCCTTTAAAGGTATATTTCCCTTACAACAAAAGTCAATTTGATACTTTTTGAAGATCTCTGCATACTTGTAGTTATCTGCAACAATTTCCGCGACTGTTGAATCAATAAAATTTTGCATGGGATGATTTTTTCTTTTGTTATACCACAAATTTCATCACCAGTTCTCCATTATTTTATGATTCAAATCATATTACAAAAACAGCTTTCTCCGAGTTTTTATGACCATTAAGACTTGTTTAATCCATGTAAAAAACTTGCATTTGATTGAATCAAATCGCATTTTGACAAACATTTTCACTTAGATAAGTTTTATAATCTGTATTAATCACACGGAAACATGTTTAAACAAGCCTTAACCCTACTTTTCCTATTAGTATCCATTGGAATTCATGCCCAAACTGAGCCTTATGAAAGCACTTCAGCATTAAAAATTGAAGACTTCATGAAGGGTGAAAATTTTGTTGGTTTTCAGCCTGAAAACATCCGATGGTCAAACGATAGTAAAAGAATACATTTCGAATGGAACCCTGAGAAAAATTTATTATCAGACCAATACTATTATGATCTTGATGAGGATAAAATAATAAAGATTGTACCGGAAGATTATTCACTGATTCCGGAAACAGGAGAATGGAATAAAGAGCATTCAAGAAAGGTATATAGCAAAAATGGAGACATTTATTTATTTGATGTTGATAAAGAAAATTTAATCCAGGTTACTAATACTGTCAGTACCGAAACTGGACCGGAATTTTCCGGAGATGAAAAATCTATAATCTATAGAAGAGGAAATAATTTATTTTCTTGGAATTTAGAATCAGGTACTACTACGCAGTTAACGGACCTTAAGTCTGGAAGTGAAAAAAAAGAATCTGAAAATACTGAACAAGAAGGATTTTAATGGCTGAGGAAGAGGCATTATTCAATACGGTAACACAAAGCTTAGCCAAAAAGAATTTAAGAGAACAGCGATCTGAAAAATCAGGTCCGGAAAGACCAAAAACAATCTATATAGGAAAAAAGAGAATCACCTCATTTAAGGTTTCCCCTGATACACGCTTTATCGGTTACTCGCTTTATGAACGAGCTCAAGCTAAATCTACTAAAATGATGGACTTCGTTAATGAAACTGGTTACACCAGGGAATATAATGCCAGGCCAAAAGTAGGTAGTCCGTTAAGTTCATTTCAAACATATATTTATGATAGAGAAAGAGACACTACATTCACCTTTGATACAAAGCAGCTACCGGGTATTTATGAAAAACCTGAATTTCTCAAGGAATATCATGATGAGGAAGATTACAATGAAAAATATGATGACCCTAGAGATGTGGTTCTGGTAGATCTTTTATTTAATGAGAATAATGAAGCTGTGGTAGTCTACAGATCCGAAGACAATAAAGACAGATGGATAATGAAAGCAGATCTGGAAACCGGCGACCTGGACCTTCTGCAAAGAGAACACAATGATGCATGGGTAGGAGGTCCCGGAATTAGTTCATGGAACTATTACCCTGGCAATATTGGCTTTACTAATAATCCTGAAGTTCTTTACTATCAGTCTGAAGAAACTGGTTTTTCACATTTGTATACTATCAACATTAATTCGAAAGAAAAAAAGCAGTTAACTTCCGGATCATGGGAGGTTTTAAAAGCAAACCTTTCCAACGACAAAGAAACATTCTTTATAACAGCTAATAAAATAAGTCCATTCGACCACCACTTCTTTACGATGCCTGTTGAAGGAGGTGAACTTGAACAAGTTACCACCGGCCAGGGAAATTATGAAGTTACTGTTTCCCCGGATGAAAAATGGCTGGCTGTACGTTACAGTTATTCTAATAAACCATGGGATTTATACCTTATGCCTTTTAAGGCTGGCAAAGAAATGGAAAGAATTACAGAAAGTACTACTGAAGAATTTAACCAATATACATGGAGAGCACCTGAGATCATCACCTTTACAGCAGATGATGGTGAAGAAGTTCCGGCAAGAATCTATATTCCTGAAGAAGACAATAAAAACGGGGCAGCAGTAATCTTCGTTCACGGAGCAGGATATCTTCAAAATGTACATCATTGGTGGTCATCATACTTCAGAGAATATATGTTCCACAATTTCCTTGCTGACAATGGATATACAGTTTTAGATATTGATTATCGTGGAAGTGCAGGTTATGGTGAAGAATGGCGAACTGCCATTTACAGGCATATGGGTGGAAAAGATTTATCAGACCAGGTGGACGGAGCTGAATTTTTAATTGAAGAACATGGCATTGACCCGGAAAAGGTCGGGATTTATGGAGGGTCTTATGGTGGATTTATCACATTGATGGCCCTTTTTAATGCATCAGAGACATTTAATGCAGGAGCCGCAATTAGGTCGGTTACCGACTGGGCTCATTATAATCATGGCTATACTTCTAACATTTTAAATACACCCATTGAGGATCCAAAAGCATACAGAAGAAGTTCTCCAATATATTTTGCAGAAAACCTGAACGATCCTTTATTAATTCTTCATGGGTTACAAGATGATAATGTCCAGCCTCAGGATGTAATTAGATTATCCCAAAGGCTGATTGAACTCGGAAAGCATGGCTGGGAAACAGCTTATTACCCGGTTGAACCTCATGGGTTTAAGGAGGCAGCCAGTTGGACAGACGAATACACTAGAATATATAAGTTATTTCAAAAGCATCTGTTAGATAAAAAATAATTAGTTAAATTATTAACTATGAAAACTAAAACTTACAGCAAAGGAAATACAACCGTAGTCTGGCAGCCTGATAAGTGCTACCATTCAGAAAATTGTTATAAAGGATTACCAGAAGTTTTTAATCCCGAGAAAAAACCCTGGGTCAATATGGCCGGGGCTTCGGAAAAAGCTATTAGAGAACAAGTTGCCATGTGTCCTTCAGGTGCATTAAGTATAAAAGAAAAAGACCAGGAAGATAAAATTAACGATATGAGCGATGTAAAAATTAAAGTCAGTCCTGCCGGACCGTTAATGGTTTCAGGAAATTGTACAATTGAACTTAAAGATGGAAAAACAG encodes the following:
- a CDS encoding ATP-binding cassette domain-containing protein codes for the protein MIELKNIYKAYKKVPVLKGVSLKMEKGGVYAVLGPNGSGKTTLMKCILGMVLPDEGDVFVGGEAVIRKHLYRENIGYLPQIARFPDNLKVEELFKMISDLRGQKGKSEDLIKRFGLEKYLSYKLSSLSGGPGKR
- a CDS encoding nitrous oxide reductase family maturation protein NosD — translated: MKNLLMLFILITGTINLHSQKLKVCPDCPYTSIKEAIKLSSPYDTIIVKSGVYKEGNITIEKPLYIIGEDYPVIDGESEFEIFTIKSDSVTLQGLKLINVGVSYTKDLAAINIINSDFVNIKGNILENSFFGVYYQKSSYGTIEGNVIKGNAVKEISSGNAIHLWHCDNMQIIHNQVKNHRDGIYLEFVDSSRIVNNISEGNLRYGLHFMFSNWDDYISNVLRDNGAGVAVMFSKFIIMEDNLFEKNWGTTSYGLLLKEIYDAEIINNKFYKNTIGIYGESATRIKISNNEFHQNGWALKILGSCMDNEVVSNNFIGNTFDVTTNSSRNYNIYQGNYWDEYTGYDLNKDGYGDVPYRPVSLFSHVITKSESSIILLRSLFVDLLNYAEKVTPVFTPESLKDESPKMKPIQ
- a CDS encoding nitrous oxide reductase accessory protein NosL; this translates as MKYPINLSIFILIFLFSCTPKPQPINYGEDGCHYCKMTIVDSRYAAEAVTSKSKVYKFDAVECLLNFINENGDTEFSLKLISPFDSEGLTSAESCVYLRTPELPSPMGEYLNGLSDHEFAEELQEKHGGEIYTWNELLKKFGSLPEMNIN
- the nosZ gene encoding Sec-dependent nitrous-oxide reductase, whose product is MKNTFSILLSFIFLIFLAACGNSGDKKDSGMMNTGDAAQKVYVAPGEYDEFYAFMSGGFSGQISVYGLPSGRLLKVIPVFSQDAEKGYGYNEETKPMLNTSYGFVPWDDAHHPELSQTDGVPDGRWIFINGNNTPRIARVDLTTFETTEIIEIPNSGGNHSSPFITENSEYVVAGTRFSVPFPQKDVPIDSYKENFKGALTYIKADEPGNMDVSFQILVPGYDYDLAHSGKGKSHGWTFFTTYNTEESHTLKEVNASQNDKDFIAAVNWKKAEEYLEQGKGKKMPSDYIHNYYDEETHTATSTEKKEVTVLIPSECPGLIYYLPTPKSPHGVDVDPTGEYIVGNGKLSADLTVHSFSKMLTAIENEEFEGEVDGIPILKLDAVSAGTVSSGGLGPLHTEFDGKGNAYTTFFISSEVVKWKLGTWEVLDRAPCYYSVGHLMIPGGDSKSPWGKYLVALNKITKDRYLPTGPEMNHSAQLYDISGDKMELILDFPTIGEPHYAQAIPADIVMENSKKIYPIEENKHPHAVKNEKDVRVERDGNVVRVYLTSIRSHFNPDNIEGIKVGDKVYFHLTNLEQDWDTPHGLSIMGARNAELLVMPGQTETLVWEPQKAGIYPFYCTDFCSALHQEMQGYIRVSPKGADVPIKWSLDGEE
- a CDS encoding c-type cytochrome, whose product is MKINSLIALVLMLIISACGGDSNHQKSEESSGEVQSMISEPEDPMENWQDNKGIGPVSSVELGEIDPEIAAEGQKLYEELCTACHKVNKKFIGPSPKGLLDRRTPEWAMNMMLNPEEMIQKDPIAKQLLIEANGAPMANQNLTRDQARKILEYIRTL
- the ric gene encoding iron-sulfur cluster repair di-iron protein, producing the protein MQNFIDSTVAEIVADNYKYAEIFKKYQIDFCCKGNIPLKDACDKQSVSPDQVIKDLSEVTERPSEYPDYSEWNTVKLIEHIVNVHHSYVKEAIPLLIEFSWKVARVHGHAHPETITIHRLIKKLADDLITHLYKEEQIIFPSMLYRHNLLQSIWDSKPSDEVTYTDPLEVMHEEHETAGDIIHSISELSNGYQAPEDACATFKVLYQKLEEFEKDLNTHIHLENNVLFPKFFNGN
- a CDS encoding TolB family protein; translation: MFKQALTLLFLLVSIGIHAQTEPYESTSALKIEDFMKGENFVGFQPENIRWSNDSKRIHFEWNPEKNLLSDQYYYDLDEDKIIKIVPEDYSLIPETGEWNKEHSRKVYSKNGDIYLFDVDKENLIQVTNTVSTETGPEFSGDEKSIIYRRGNNLFSWNLESGTTTQLTDLKSGSEKKESENTEQEGF
- a CDS encoding S9 family peptidase, with amino-acid sequence MAEEEALFNTVTQSLAKKNLREQRSEKSGPERPKTIYIGKKRITSFKVSPDTRFIGYSLYERAQAKSTKMMDFVNETGYTREYNARPKVGSPLSSFQTYIYDRERDTTFTFDTKQLPGIYEKPEFLKEYHDEEDYNEKYDDPRDVVLVDLLFNENNEAVVVYRSEDNKDRWIMKADLETGDLDLLQREHNDAWVGGPGISSWNYYPGNIGFTNNPEVLYYQSEETGFSHLYTININSKEKKQLTSGSWEVLKANLSNDKETFFITANKISPFDHHFFTMPVEGGELEQVTTGQGNYEVTVSPDEKWLAVRYSYSNKPWDLYLMPFKAGKEMERITESTTEEFNQYTWRAPEIITFTADDGEEVPARIYIPEEDNKNGAAVIFVHGAGYLQNVHHWWSSYFREYMFHNFLADNGYTVLDIDYRGSAGYGEEWRTAIYRHMGGKDLSDQVDGAEFLIEEHGIDPEKVGIYGGSYGGFITLMALFNASETFNAGAAIRSVTDWAHYNHGYTSNILNTPIEDPKAYRRSSPIYFAENLNDPLLILHGLQDDNVQPQDVIRLSQRLIELGKHGWETAYYPVEPHGFKEAASWTDEYTRIYKLFQKHLLDKK
- a CDS encoding (4Fe-4S)-binding protein, which translates into the protein MKTKTYSKGNTTVVWQPDKCYHSENCYKGLPEVFNPEKKPWVNMAGASEKAIREQVAMCPSGALSIKEKDQEDKINDMSDVKIKVSPAGPLMVSGNCTIELKDGKTEVVEKVAALCRCGASNNKPYCDGSHSKVDFDK